From a region of the Helianthus annuus cultivar XRQ/B chromosome 5, HanXRQr2.0-SUNRISE, whole genome shotgun sequence genome:
- the LOC110940992 gene encoding histidine biosynthesis bifunctional protein hisIE, chloroplastic has translation MAFANFHGLQSLRISSWECIFNPVSGSTRSNTSNNRCSSIKACIKKPDHDIHLESKINSVLESVKWDEKGLAVAIAQNVDSGAILMQGFANRDALATTITSKKATFYSRSRSTLWTKGETSLNFINVHDIFLDCDRDSIIYLGKPDGPTCHTGSETCYYTSIFDSLNKPEVEENNLALTTLYSLESTLAKRNEELSAPEQGKPSWTKRLLLDDKLLCSKIREEADEFCRTLEESEDESRTLSEMADVLYHEMVLLIRRGLKFEDVLEVLRCRFTQSGIEEKNSRKAKSIK, from the exons ATGGCGTTTGCAAACTTTCACGGACTTCAATCTCTGCGAATTTCTTCATGGGAATGCATCTTCAACCCCGTCAGTGGGTCCACTCGAAGTAATACATCCAACAATAGATGTTCTTCTATCAAAGCTTGCATTAAGAAACCAGATCACGATATTCATCTTGAATCTAAG ataAACTCAGTATTGGAGAGTGTGAAATGGGATGAAAAGGGTTTGGCTGTGGCTATAGCTCAAAACGTCGACTCGGGAGCAATACTTATGCAAGGATTTGCCAACAGGGATGCCCTTGCAACGACAATCACTTCCAAAAAAGCAACTTTTTATAGTAGATCAAGATCGACGTTGTGGACAAAAGGCGAAACCTCTCTTAACTTCATCAATGTTCATGATATTTTCCTCGATTGTGATCGTGATTCT ATTATATACCTCGGAAAACCTGATGGTCCTACTTGTCACACTGGATCCGAGACATGCTATTACACTTCTATATTTGATTCTCTAAATAAGCCAGAG gTTGAAGAAAATAATCTTGCGTTGACCACATTGTACTCGCTGGAATCCACACTTGCCAAAAGAAATGAAGAATTGTCAGCACCCGAACAAGGCAAACCATCATGGACAAAACGTTTATTGCTCGATGACAAGTTATTGTGCTCAAAGATCCG TGAAGAAGCAGATGAGTTTTGCAGAACACTTGAAGAGAGTGAAGACGAATCAAGAACTTTATCGGAAATGGCAGACGTGTTGTATCATGAAATGGTTTTATTGATCCGCAGAGGATTAAAGTTTGAAGATGTTCTCGAGGTTCTTAGATGCAGATTTACTCAATCAGGTATTGAGGAAAAAAATAGCCGCAAGGCGAAAAGCATCAAGTGA
- the LOC110940993 gene encoding calcium-dependent protein kinase 1, whose translation MGNTCVGPNITKNGFIQSVSAAMWRTPTDETPPTPNGEQSSTHSKQPESPLPVQNKPPEQITIPKPEKNEKKQEEQQPVKPEKKQEQPAKHKKGPHMKRVSSAGLRVESVLQRNTGSLKEFFTLGKKLGQGQFGTTFLCIEKSTGQHYACKSIAKRKLLTDEDVEDVRREIQIMHHLVGHPNVISIKGAYEDAVAVHVVMELCAGGELFDRIIQVGHYTEKKASELTRTIVGVVETCHSLGVMHRDLKPENFLLVDKKEDALLKTIDFGLSVFFKPGEIFTDVVGSPYYVAPEVLKKRYGPEADVWSAGVIVYILLSGVPPFWAETEQGIFEQVLQGDLDFSSDPWPSISEGAKDLVRRMLVRDPKKRLTAHEVLCHPWVQVDGVAPDKPLDSAVLSRMKQFSAMNKLKKMALRVIAESLSEEEIAGLKQMFQMIDTDNSGQITFEELKTGLKRVGANLKESEIYDLMQAADVDNSGTIDYGEFVAATLHLNKIEKQDHLFAAFSYFDKDGSGYITADELQQACDEFGVDARFEELIQDVDQDNDGRIDYNEFVAMMQGNTGSAPKKAPKKSLDNSFSIKFREAFKL comes from the exons ATGGGGAATACTTGTGTCGGACCGAATATTACGAAAAATGGATTCATTCAATCGGTTTCTGCCGCAATGTGGCGAACACCAACCGATGAAACGCCACCTACCCCTAACGGAGAACAATCTTCGACTCATAGCAAACAACCCGAATCACCGTTACCCGTTCAAAACAAACCACCCGAACAAATAACCATTCCTAAACCCGaaaagaatgaaaagaaacaAGAAGAACAACAGCCCGTGAAACCCGAAAAGAAACAAGAACAACCTGCGAAACACAAAAAAGGTCCGCATATGAAACGGGTATCAAGCGCTGGGCTTCGGGTCGAATCCGTTTTACAAAGAAATACCGGGAGTTTGAAGGAGTTTTTCACTTTGGGGAAAAAGTTAGGCCAAGGACAATTCGGTACAACTTTTCTTTGTATAGAAAAGTCAACGGGTCAACATTACGCTTGCAAATCGATTGCGAAACGGAAACTGTTGACAGACGAAGATGTAGAAGACGTGAGACGGGAGATTCAAATAATGCATCATTTGGTGGGGCACCCGAATGTTATATCAATAAAAGGGGCTTACGAAGATGCGGTTGCGGTTCATGTTGTTATGGAATTATGTGCAGGCGGAGAGCTTTTCGATAGGATTATTCAAGTTGGACATTATACTGAAAAAAAGGCGTCTGAGCTTACACGAACGATTGTTGGTGTTGTGGAAACTTGTCATTCGTTAGGAGTTATGCATCGGGATTTAAAGCCTGAGAATTTCTTGCTTGTGGATAAGAAAGAAGATGCGCTTTTGAAAACTATTGATTTTGGATTATCGGTTTTCTTTAAGCCAG GTGAAATATTTACTGATGTGGTTGGCAGCCCGTATTACGTTGCACCAGAAGTCTTGAAAAAACGTTACGGTCCTGAAGCCGATGTTTGGAGTGCTGGGGTTATTGTTTACATTCTATTAAGTGGAGTACCTCCGTTTTGGGCTG aaacggagCAAGGAATATTTGAGCAAGTCCTACAAGGTGATCTTGATTTCTCATCCGATCCATGGCCAAGTATTTCCGAAGGAGCAAAAGATCTTGTGAGAAGAATGCTTGTGCGGGACCCGAAGAAAAGATTAACCGCTCATGAAGTTTTAT GCCATCCGTGGGTTCAAGTTGACGGCGTGGCCCCCGACAAGCCTCTTGATTCTGCGGTTTTAAGTCGAATGAAGCAATTTTCGGCCATGAACAAGCTAAAGAAAATGGCTCTTAGA GTTATAGCAGAGAGCTTATCTGAAGAAGAAATAGCTGGGCTAAAGCAGATGTTTCAAATGATTGATACAGACAACAGTGGTCAGATTACTTTTGAAGAACTTAAGACCGGATTAAAAAGAGTTGGTGCTAACCTTAAGGAATCAGAAATTTATGATCTCATGCAAGCA GCAGATGTTGACAACAGTGGAACAATTGATTACGGTGAATTTGTCGCTGCAACGTTGCATCTGAATAAAATTGAAAAACAAGATCATTTATTTGCTGCATTTTCGTACTTTGATAAAGACGGAAGCGGTTATATAACTGCTGATGAACTTCAACAAGCATGTGATGAATTTGGCGTAGATGCTCGCTTTGAAGAATTAATTCAAGACGTTGACCAAGATAAT GATGGACGCATAGATTACAATGAGTTTGTGGCCATGATGCAAGGAAATACTGGTTCAGCACCAAAAAAAGCACCAAAAAAGAGCCTAGACAATAGTTTCAGTATCAAGTTCAGAGAAGCATTCAAACTTTGA
- the LOC110939018 gene encoding uncharacterized protein LOC110939018, translating into MEPVLNSLDAKKQACDIEKSKDDGDNSVEIISYGAMFSPYKSKLQRQFSEEDRKYENQKKRSKRLSEWKWVEVINLDDSEDDEKEDELDDTADSSTNKKNG; encoded by the exons ATGGAGCCAGTTCTGAATTCACTTGATGCGAAAAAACAAGCATGCGATATTGAAAAATCTAAG gatgatggtgataatagtgttgaaattatttcttatggtgcaatgttcAGTCCATACAAGTCTAAGCTTCAACGTCAATTTAGTGAAGAg gatcggaagtatgagaatcaaaagaaaagatctaagagactctctgaatggaaatgggtCGAGGTTATAAATTTAGATGATTCTGAGGACGATGAGAAAGAAGATGAATTAGATGATACTGCTGATTCGAGCACAAACAAGAAAAACGGATAA